A single genomic interval of Anopheles darlingi chromosome X, idAnoDarlMG_H_01, whole genome shotgun sequence harbors:
- the LOC125949535 gene encoding uncharacterized protein LOC125949535, protein MEKLKAAKKVAPDGGWGWMATFGVSLVNLATRSIEPSFGLLFGDLLTDLQVGTTGAAVIISALDVMMNFSGLFVGPLLKEFSYRKVAIAGSLLCWIGLALTSPATSMAHILATYSVINGIGVGLATSAAFVALNHYFAKKRGQAVGLSMAGTALGMLIMPQLVRILLELYDFRGAVLVLSGMALHATVGAMLLQPIKWHLREEEVDIEMVEATPAMGIILEQEDDGDNDSLPEIKSLLFPRRIGSERKHSDSGTIAGSGSAGLAGGATAVGAGTVNGSGGLPGGPIGLPKRPTFPRITSSVSIQNGPPSAGALGMRTRPSFPRIASTASMGLALRKRRESVVSQLSTLDFTGSGSCMHIHVDTGDADAEDVDYQIIRRVNTHVGVSLNSFARVPSRTGSRRKMETVKSELGLEMVKPKVSFLQRFTALMDVGLLRDPIYLNILFGLSIFYVAEMNFKMVTPFFMASLGFDKSETAFVLSVSALTDIAARIIVPPIGDRLKLRKRYIFMVSLIFVAISRSIVAHQQTYIQVMTWLSITGFFRGIALANFTLCVSEYSSLEKLPAAFGWHMVGKGVFVILFGPLIGAIRDWTDSYAICIHSQSFCIFLCIAAWSVELLLKRCRPKKITEAIPSPNPAV, encoded by the exons ATGGAAAAGCTGAAAGCTGCCAAGAAGGTAGCCCCGGACGGTGGCTGGGGCTGGATGGCAACGTTCGGCGTTAGCTTGGTGAAT TTGGCAACTCGCTCGATTGAACCGTCGTTTGGGCTGCTGTTCGGCGATCTGCTGACCGATCTGCAGGTCGGTACAACCGGTgccgccgtcatcatcagtgcGCTCGATGTGATGATGAACTTCTCCGGTCTGTTTGTCGGACCCCTGCTCAAAGAGTTCTCCTATCGGAAGGTGGCGATTGCTGGTTCGCTGCTGTGCTGGATCGGCCTGGCCCTTACCTCACCCGCCACTAGCATGGCGCACATTCTAGCCACCTACAGTGTGATCAATG GGATCGGCGTTGGATTGGCAACATCGGCTGCGTTCGTGGCGCTTAATCACTACTTTGCGAAGAAGCGAGGGCAGGCTGTCGGGCTGTCGATGGCTGGTACTGCCCTCGGTATGCTGATCATGCCGCAGCTGGTTCGTATTCTGCTGGAGCTGTACGACTTCCGCGGTGCCGTGCTCGTGCTGAGTGGTATGGCACTGCACGCAACGGTcggtgcgatgctgctgcagcccatCAAATGGCATCTgcgcgaggaggaggtggacatCGAGATGGTAGAGGCGACACCGGCGATGGGCATCATATTGGAACAGGAAGATGACGGGGATAACGATTCGCTGCCAGAGATCAAATCGCTCCTCTTCCCGCGCCGCATCGGCAGTGAACGGAAGCACTCTGACTCGGGTACGATCGCCGGCAGCGGGTCGGCTGGTTTGGCCGGAGGAGCGACGGCTGTGGGGGCAGGAACAGTGAATGGTTCCGGTGGTTTGCCGGGTGGCCCGATCGGCCTACCAAAGCGGCCAACCTTTCCACGCATTACCTCCAGCGTTAGCATACAGAATGGCCCTCCGAGTGCGGGTGCGCTGGGCATGCGGACGAGACCCTCCTTCCCACGAATCGCCTCAACCGCCAGCATGGGTCTGGCTCTGCGGAAGCGCCGCGAGTCCGTCGTTTCGCAACTGTCTACACTCGACTTCACGGGCAGTGGAAGTTGCATGCACATTCATGTCGAT ACCGGAGACGCTGATGCGGAGGACGTGGACTATCAAATAATCCGGCGCGTCAACACGCACGTGGGCGTATCGTTGAACTCATTCGCTCGAGTGCCATCGCGCACCGGGTCGaggcggaaaatggaaacggtCAAGTCGGAGCTGGGGCTTGAGATGGTGAAACCGAAGGTGTCCTTCCTGCAGCGCTTTACGGCCCTGATGGATGTCGGACTGCTGCGGGACCCCATCTATCTCAACATCCTTTTCGGCCTGTCGATCTTCTACGTGGCTGAGATGAacttcaaaatggtgacacCATTCTTCATGGCCAGCCTGGGCTTCGACAAGAGTGAGACGGCGTTCGTGCTATCCGTGTCTGCGTTGACTGATATTGCGGCTCGTATCATCGTGccaccgatcggtgatcggttgAAGCTTCGCAAGCGCTACATCTTCATGGTGTCGCTCATCTTTGTCGCTATTTCGCGATCGA TCGTCGCACATCAGCAGACCTACATCCAGGTGATGACGTGGCTGTCGATCACCGGGTTCTTCCGGGGGATCGCCCTGGCTAACTTCACGCTCTGCGTCTCCGAGTACTCGTCCCTGGAGAAGCTACCAGCTGCTTTTGGGTGGCACATGGTAGGCAAGGGCGTGTTTGTGATCCTGTTCGGACCGCTAATTGGGGCGATCCGCGACTGGACCGACAGTTACGCGATCTGCATTCATTCGCAATCGTTCTGCATTTTCCTGTGCATAGCCGCCTGGTcagtggagctgctgctcaagCGGTGCCGCCCGAAGAAAATCACCGAGGCTATCCCTTCGCCCAATCCGGCCGTCTAG